From the Eschrichtius robustus isolate mEscRob2 chromosome 19, mEscRob2.pri, whole genome shotgun sequence genome, the window ccagaggACCCTGTACCGTGACGTGATGCTGGAGACCTTCGGGCACCTGCTCTCTGTGGGTGAGGCCCACTTCCCAAGCTGACAATCAGATTCCTGTGGTGACCTATTCTTCATGGGTTATGGGTCGTAGGGCCTCTGGTGTGAGGACTTGACCTGGGCTAGGGATCAGAGACCTTGAATTCTCATTTCCTGTGGGACATGCGGGTGGGAGGGTGTCTGCCCTTTTCTGTCCCAATGCAAAAACTTATGAGGCGCCCCCATGTCCTGACGGTCAGGAGTCtagggctggagcctgggctggtTCTTCTTCTCCGGAACAGGCTCCCACCTCCTTTGTCTTCCTCTGTTTCCAGGGCCTGAGCTTCCCAAACCCGAAGTCATCTCCCAGCTGGAGCGAGGGGCTGAGCTATGGGTGGCAGAGAGAGGAACTGCCCAGGGCTGCTGTCCAGGTGAGAACCCGCCAAGTGGGAACCCCTAACAGGAGCAGTTGTGCTGCTTGGAAGGGGTGGTGTGTCGGGGTCCCCGAGAAAGGATACAGAGGAAAGTCAGCAAAGGGAAGAGGCCAGTGGGGCCGAGTCCAGAGGGAGCTTCAGAATCTCTCCCTGGACGTGCAGTGAGTTGTGGCAACAGGGGAGAAGTGTTGGCCGCCGGGGAGGCTCAGTATAGGCTCTGTGCCAGGGGGTGTATTGGGGGCTGGTCACGTGGGCACCCCCCACCTGGCACAGACCgagactccaagctcccaggaGGAAGCAGGTGTTCGCCCTAAACCGTATTGTTGTCGCAGAGCTTGGGCACAGTGAGCCTCTCTGACCAGTTAGGTCTGTGGCAACCCTCCCCAACTCCAAGTTCCCAGACCCAGCCAAAGACCAGCCTTGAAAGCTGGCCCTCTTAGGATGGCAGCCTGGGGCCGGCCCTGTAGCTCTTTCCTGCACGGGCAGTCTGGGCCTGTCCTCCCGTCCCCTGCCTGGAGGGCTCCCAGTGCTCTGAGGCCTCCTCACCCGTGCTCCCCTTTCTCTGAGCTCAGAGACCTCCCGCCTCTCCTCGAGGGGTCAGAACGCACCGCTTCTTCCCTCTCAGGAACCTTCCCAGCGTGCCCTTACCACAGGATCGTTTCTGATGTGTGAACTTGCCCTTCATCCTCTCCGTTTCATTCTTGCATGTCCACAGTCTGTAAACCTCTTCCCTACACCCTTCTGTTCTCTCGGGAACAGAATTGTGTTCAGCCGTAAATTTCTGACAACTGGGCTAGAGCACCTCAGAGCAAGAGAGCAGCATTTTTCTCACGAAGCAGGACCCCAGGGGTGGCCATTGCTGGTGCTGGCTTGGCATTCCAGGAGTGCCAGGGCTGATGGTTCTGATTCTCCTGGCGTTTCCTTGGGGCTCAGCGTGGCTGCAGCAGCTTTGGCCGTCACATCTGTGCTCCAGACAGGGGCAGGAGGAGCTGGGAAGAATGGCGTTAATCACATTTGTCCCCTTTTATCAGAATTCCAGATGTTGTCCATTGAGGTCTCCTTGGTCAGGAGGGGGTCACCCCAGCTGCTAGGGAAGCTGGAAGGAGGGAGTCTAGATTGTCATCACTGGCTTATCCATCCCTTCCCTGGGGCTGGTGCGTTGGTACCCTGACTGCTTTCTGAAAGAAGTGGGCTCTGGCCACGGGATACGTAACCAGCTGTACCTGCAGCCCAGCCTCCCACCTGAAAGCCTCTGACACCATCTGTAGGGAAGCCCTGGTATCTCCACAATAGGGTGTGGCCCGTCACCCGGGGGCAGGACTGACAAGTACCCTGTCTCCTCTGAGGCCACGGAGCCTGTCTGACGTCTTCCAGCCCCGAATGCTGGCCTTCACCCCCAGGCCCTGAACTAACTCCCATCAGGCCAGCCCCCTTCCAGCTGCCAGGTCCCAAGCATGCCATAAAGTTCATCCATGTAAGGTGTACGAGTCCGTGGTTTTGAGCGTATTCACAGGTTGTGCCTCCATCGGCAgcgtctagttccagaacatttctgCTGCCCAGAAGTTGCCCATTAGCAGTACCGTGGTTGGTTTTTACCCACAGAACACTCCTGGCACCAAACGTGTGGGGTTTCCACATCAACAACCAATTCTCCACCCCTCCAGACACTAGCCGCGTGTCCCAGCGATTCAGtccaattctgacactgtctccgTGGAGCTGGTGCAGACCCCACAGCTTAAGGACTCAGTCCCATAAGgctgcccccacttcagacacTGGCCACAAGTCAGGGCCTCCCATACTTCTGACCGACTGGCTGTAAATCAGGAGTTCCCCATGGCCCCCTCAGGTTCAGTAATGTGCTGTAACAACTCACAGACCTCAGGGAAACACTGCTTACATTTACTGTTTTTTTGTAAATGATaatataaaggatacaaatgaacagaCAGATGtcaggggagaggggctgaagcTCCCCATCCTGAAGCTGTCCAGGGgcccaccaagagtcacctcGTTAGCATAAACTCATATGGTTGAGGGGGACTTATTACAattaacaaaagacactcctgacCCCTCTCACTAAGGAAATCCCAAGGCTTTTAGGAGCTGTGTGCCGGGGACCAGAgatgaagaccaaatacatatttctcatTAAATGACAATATCAAAGGCAGTCACTCTATCGCCTCATCCCTCCCAGCCCCCGGCAAcactaatccactttctgtccatggatttgcatattctggatattccatttaaatggaatcttacaatatgtggcctttggtgtccagctttttctttttttctgttcgtgtttgttttgttttattttttatttttttattgaaatatagttgatgtacgatATTATATAagctacaggtgtacaatatactgattcacaatttttaaaggctgtaccccacttacagttattataaaatattggctaaattccctgtgttgtatcaatgcaatatatccttgtagcttattttaatacctaatagtttgtatgtgtctggcttctttcagtgaaCATCTTGTTTTCAGGGTTCAGTCATGTTGTAGCgtatgtcagtacttcattcctttccatGGCCGCatcatatcccattgtatggatggaccacacttACGGGCGTTTGGGTTGTTGCCacttcttggctcttgtgaagTGCTGCTGGAAACATTCCTGTAGAGCTTTCTCGTGGGCTGGCCGGTGTTTTTGTTAAGTACCCTCTGGGTACTGTGCATGGAGTCCGGTTTGGGGGCTGGAGGTGAGCGAGACAGGCGCCTGCTGCCTGGCCAGGCTCGGCTCCTGCGGCACCTGTCCCCCGGCCAGTGCTCCCTCACTGCCTCGCAGCTGAAGCGTGTATTTTGGAGAACCTGCTCCCTGTCAGCTCTAGGAACTGGCTGTGGACATTCTGGTGTGGTGAGATGGACCCTAAGTGAATGAACACATAGAGTGTGCTGTGGACAGGATTCCAGCAGGTGAGGAGGTTGGAGAGGGCTGGGGTGAGCAGGGAGCCTGGCCCCCAAGGATGTCCACGTCCTGATGCCCAGCGCCCGTCCGTTGGATTATTGGGCCAGCCCATGGCAGTCACAGCAGTCCTCTAGTGAGAGAGGCGGGGAGAGGACAGGTGACGTCAGAGAGGGGTTGGCAGGCGCTCCGCTGCTGGCTCTGGAGGCGAGGGCAAGGGCCAAGGAACGTGGGCGCCTCTAGACGCCGGAAACATCCAGGAAACCCATTCCTGCAGTCTCCAGAGGGGGCACAGCCCTGCCAACTCTGGCTCTAGACTCTGCCTTCCAGAGAGTAGGCGTGTGCTGTTGTAGGGGTGAGTGTGTGGTAAGTTGTTCCACCGCCACTTCACGCCTTGCCTGCGTGAGGGGCGATTCTGAAGGATCCGCAGGCCAGGTTCCTCTCCTCCAGGGTGTCCTCAGACAAGAGGGCACCTGCGCTTGGGGATCTGGCCTGTCACACCTGGGTTTTCTGTACTGAGCTACTCGTTCCGCACCCAAGCCTGCTTCTTCTGCGCTTTGTTCAGTGTCTGCCTCCCCAGCTCCGGAGGGTCACTGCCTTGTCCCCAGCATCTAGGGCCAGACGgtagatattttaggctttgcgggCAACTTGCAGTTGCCGTGTTTGTTTTCTGTCACCGCTGAAACAGATTGCCACAAACACGGCTTAagacaacatacatttattatctcgCAGTTCTGTCAGACCTGACTGGTTTATCTGCTCTGGGGCCCACGAGGCCAAAGGCAAGGCGTCggcgggctgggggtgggggggctgacTTACTGGGAGGCACAGGAAGAATCCGCATCTAGACACAGGCAGGATCCAGTTCCATGCGGTCACAGGACTGAAGTTCCTGTTTCCTTGCAGACTCAGCTGAGAGCTTCTCTCAGCTTTGAGAGGCACCCGCATTCCCTGGCTCATACCCGCTGCCCAGCCAGCCTCTCCCTTCTACctccttctgctttttttttttttttttcctccttctgctTTTAAAGCTTGAGAGGATTGCTTTGGGCCCAGCCAGCTAATCCAGCATCATCCCCCTATTTTGAGGTTTAAGGTCAGCTGATGTGTAAACTTCATGTCACCTGCAAAATCCCTTGATAGCAGTACCTGGATGACTGCCTGAACAGCCACCGACAGCTTCAGAATCCCGCCCATCTCTgtcacatatttttttcctacagccctttaaaaacataaaaagcatcGGTCGCTTGGGGGCTATAGTTGGCCATCTCCTGATCTGGCCCATGGCAGGTGCTCAAGAAGTTTTTGTTGAAAGGATGAATGAGTGAAGCTGTGTTTGCAGACAGGGCACTGGGGTCAATGTGAGAGCAGAATTGAGAGGTGAGGCAAGAGGTTAGGTCACAGGCCCAGGGTGTGTCCACCAGCCCCTCACAGCTCTTGGGTTTTCTTTCAGGCTGGGAGCCTGGACCTGAAGGCCGAGCACCGCCCCAGGAGCAGGGCCTTCCTGAGGAGAAGGGgcgggaaggcttcctgggggaggctCCATGTCCCGCTACACCTGGGGAAGACTGGGAACGTGAGGGCCGGGTACAGGGGCCCGAGAAGGACCAGGGTAATTTGAGGCAATTGGAATTCAGCCTCAAGGGAGCACTGGTTCAAGATGGAAGCCACGAAAGTCTCAGACTTGGGGAAAACTGTGTCCTGCGTCCAAACCCAAATCCCCTCGCAGAGACTTCCAGGACAGAGTGTTTGTGTGCTCCCGACTCAGGGCTTACAAGCTCGCAGCAGAACCCGAGTCCAGTCGGTGAGCGGATGGGCTCCTCGGGAGGACGGCTGCATGACAACAGTGACCGCAGCAACTCTTCTGGTCAGGCGGTTCTGGAGCCAGAACCCGAGCCTGCGCGCAGCCAGGTGCCGGACAAACCCTACAAGTGCGCGGACTGCGGCAAGTCCTTCAACCACAACGCGCACCTCACGGTGCACCGGAGGATCCACACGGGTGAGCGGCCGTACGCGTGCAAGGAGTGCGGCAAGGCCTTCAGCCAGAACTCCTCGCTGGTGCAGCACGAGCGCATCCACACGGGCCACAAGCCCTACAAGTGCGCGGACTGTGGCAAGTCGTTCTGCCACAGCACGCACCTCACGGTGCACCGGAGGATCCACACCGGGGAGAAGCCCTACGCGTGCCAGGACTGCGGGCGGGCCTTCAACCAGAACTCGTCCCTGGGCCGCCACCGGCGCACGCACACCGGGGAGAAGCCGTTCACCTGCAGCGTGTGCGGCAAGGCCTTCTCGCGTACCACGTGCCTGTTCCTGCATCTGAGGACGCACACGGCCGAGAGACCCTACGAGTGCAGCCGCTGCGGCAAGGGCTTCCGGCACAGCTCGTCCCTGGCGCAGCACCAGCGCAAGCACGCCGGCGAGGGCCCCTACGACTGCCGCCAGAGGCTGGCCTTCGAGCCCACGCCGGCGTGGCCGGAGCCCCTGacccctggggagggggctcccCGCAGCGACAGGCCCTTCAGGTGCGGCCAGTGTGGCAAGTGTTTCACGCAGAGCTCGCACCTCATCCGACACCAGATAACGCACACCAGGGAGGAGCCCCGAGGCCGGGGCCGGCGGCGCCCGCAGCCCTGCGGCCGGAGCCCGCACCTCGGGCGGCACCAGCTCGGGCCCACGGGCGAGAGCCCCGGGGCCGGGACGAAGGCAGGGCAGCCCGCAGGCAGGGCACTGGCCCTGTTTGACATCCACGAAATCATGCAAGAGAAAAACCCAGTGCATGTTATTGGGGTGGAAGAGCCTTCTGTGGGCACGTCCGTGTTGTTTGACATCAGAGAATCCACCTAGGGGAGAAACTCTGCGGATGACTTTTGAACCACAGGTACAAAAATGTGGTAAGTCCTACAAGGTGTATTTATGGAAGGGGGACTGGGGTAGAAATGCCCTCTGATTTCCTAAGGAAATGACGCTTCCCAAACACCTGAGATCAGTGGTTCTCCGATCTATCAAGCCCAGTACCCTGAAATGAATTCACAGGTAATGTAACCCACTCACGTGTAATGTTGAAAAATCCATACGTGCCCCCATTTTGTAAAGGATAATTAAAGCGAAAGTAATTTACAGTAGGGTAACGTGTGCTAAGTTGGTGGTATCTCTCCCTGTGACCTTGTGGCCGTTGTGCCCGGAGACCTGGGGCATTGCCTGTTGCCGTCCAGTACACGGGGTGTAGTGTTGACCATGGAAACATTACGAGAAGCATTCCTGTGTGGGTGTGATTTCCCAAAGTGGTGACTAACTCTTGGAAAAGGtttgaacaaaacaaaatgccaGTGCATTTCTGGAAGGTTTATGTATAACATTTGAACTTTCAGGAGTTAATTGGTTTGTACATGGAGTCGACCCAGGGTCTCAATTCATACATTACAGACAGGTGGtttcacacatacatacacggTCCCTGGGGGCCAGTTCTGCACTTCAGAGTCATTAGAGCATACGTGGCAGCCACACTCATGCCCAAATCAAGTGTCAGAGGAGCCCCCGTGAAATTCCACAGCGTTCCCTGTGGGTGTCACAGCTCTCGCTGGAAACCATCGCCTTAGAACAGCAGTGTGGCCTATGATGGAGGTTGTCACTCAGAGTGCTTTTGTTCCCCAGGAGACACTTGATAATGTCTGGACGAATTTTGGTTGTCATGACTGGCAGAAGGGAGGGGTGCCCCTGGCATCCAGTAggggaggccaggggtgctgctgaaCATCCTATAAAGCCCCAGACAGCCCCTCAGCAAAGAATCACATGGCCCTGAGGTGGAGAAACCATGCCCAGCACAAGAGCCGATTTCCCCCAGACTCTGTAAATTGATTGATCAGGGCTGTATTAACAATCCTATACATTTGATTTTAGCAAGTGCTATCATGAGCATGTGCACAACAtgttttttagtaattttttttcactgttttgtAGCATTCGTAGTTGGTATGAAGGAAAAGAATCCACTTATTTTTCTGAGTAAtctaaattttaacattttattttggacATTCCATGTAAAACGTGGATAATACATTTTCGCTGGCACCCCTGCCTGCCACGGGATTATTTTTACATCAGCcccagaaatcttgtcatttcatccatttttctgGATATCTCTAAAAAGCATGgacttttaaatatgtatataaaatcatgttaGCCCATGCTGACAGAAACCATTTTCATAATCATTCTGAGGCATCATTTGCCTTTTTCACCAAGTTGATGTTTGCACTGATAGTGCAAAAGCAACAGTGGGTAAAATTGCCAGAGCCTGAGTGGGAATCAAGGAAGTGGTCCCAAGGTCGTTGTTCATATTTTTCCCTCCCCGGCATttcagtaaaggaaaaaaaaaatgttggtttcATTTAAGAATGTCTGTGATGAAGCAGGAAAAATGATTAATTTCATTAAATCTCGAGTAAAACTATATTACCATTTTCACATCTAAACAGAAATAACAGTAATTCctcaatatattattaaatatctaGTGTTCAGATGGTCCTGGTTGCCtcataaattttgttttgttttctatttggttTGTTCTAATTATGATCTAAACAAAAATCACACAGTGCatttgcttaatatttttcttaggtctcttttaatctataggtgtcccttctttctttttcttttttagtcttttaTATGTTGGGGGAAACAAACAACAGGATAACCTAAATTTTGTCCCCATCCCAAGCCTGCCCATCAGACCCTCCTTGGCCTGGTGGAGTGACTTCTGATTTGGCGTCAAGTCACCAGGCTGTGCTGAGGGGCTGTGTGAATGGTGTGACTCACTGTTCTGTTCTCAAAGTTCGTCTGCCCCATCTCAAGCACGGCTCCCCATCTTGCTGGGGTCTCTGCTGGAAGACCTTCAGAAGACCTTTCAGCTGTCAATGCCCAGGAGAGAGAGACGTCTGAGAAAGTGGTTTATTTGTATGCGATGCAGAACATTCTAACATGACCATTTTCATGTCCACAATTGGAAACTTCATCTGGATCATCTTTTTGCTTTCCTCCAACTTTACCCCTCAGGAAAGCAAAGCCTTGTGACCTTTGTCTATGCTGTTCTTGACATAAAGAAGAACACTGTGTTCGAGATGTGATCCTTGGTATCTCATAGCAGAAAGGATGTAAAAAACCAAGGATTTAAACCTGCCTGCTTTCTAACCTACACTGAAAGAGTGAAATGCCCATCCCACCGGGACGCTATGTCGTGTGCTCCAGTTATACAGCACGgttgcctttttttgtttgtttgctgttccCACTGCAGCTGAGTTCTAGTGAAGTTAAACACAAACCATAAACATCAGAaattggaaggaaggaaaattgGTCATGGCACATCTCAGCTTGTGGAAATTGTTCCTAACAATATCCACAGAAGGAATGTTGGATTGGCAGAGCGTCAAGCGGAATGGAAGAAGTATCATcgtggaaggatggaaggataCAGCGGCAGTTCTGAGACCTCCGTCAGAATGGCAGCACCAGAACTCTCACTGCCGAGACGTGATGGCTGAGTGTCAGGACCCCGTCAGAACTTGCTCGTGTCCGTTTCTGTTCTTTGGGGGCTGTGGGTGTCCCAGCAGCGGGGTCTCCATCCCGGCAGAGCTGGCCTCCAGGACGCTCAGAGCCAGCCTCCCTGCTCGTCTCCAGAGGCTCCACAAGAGCCCTCGAAGCCGCGCGTTTGCTTCTCTGCGCCCACCTGTCCTCTGGGCTTGTCCTCACGGACTTCCCTTGTCAGCTCTCCCTGTCACAACACCTCTGTCCTCACGGCTTAGCCTGCACCACCTGCCACTTCATTCTTAGCAAATAACCTATTTCCATGGCTCAGAAAAGGTGTGTTTTCAGACAGGCAGTGCCTCACAGTTCTGTGAGGCGGTGCCACTTTACGTacaaggaaaatgaggcacaggaCCAAAGCAGCCATGGCCAGCTCGCACAGCTAGGAGCCAGCACTTGAAGTCGGCATCCCGTTAAGAGCGGCTTAAACAGATCACGCTGCTTCCTCAGGGCCTCAGCTACGTCAAAGGCAGTGTCTTCTCTCCCACCCCGTCCCTCCTCATCGCAGGGAGACTGCTGCAGCCTCAGCGCTTGCGTCCACAGTCAGGCCTGCAGGACGGGGAAAGGGCAGGCCTGTGCTCATCTCTCCACTGAGGTTTCAAAGAAAAGCCTTTCCCCGAAGCTTCCAGCCGTTGCTCCTTATGTCTCACTGGCCAAGCCTGGGCCACAGGGCGCCGCCTAACTACGAGGGCACTTGGAAAGCTAGTGTTCAGCTTCTCTAACCTCTGTGGCTGAGACTGCACCAGAGGAAGGTCTCGGGAAGCGGGTAGTGGATAGGCAGCTGGCAGCGCCCTcagccctcctcctccagcctcttCTTGGAGGAGTCGCTCGTGCTCCCCACTTCCTGATCAGATGCCGCCACCGCCTCGCGGCTCCGCCTCTTCATCCCCTGGATTGTTCAGCCTGCCGGCCAGGCCCCCTTCCCTATAATGCTCGGTCCCCTGGCATCCTGGAACACGCCACTCTTCCAGATCCCTTCTACCTCTTGAGGGGCTtcttgccctcccctcccctcccctcccctcttaaATGTTGGGGTCTCTGGGGTGTGGTCCCCGAGGCCCCTTGCGTGCTCTGCTCACTCCCAGATGTCCTCGTCCACACCCATGGCTCTGTGCTGCTCACGCCCACATCTTGGTCTCTGAGCTTCAGGCTAGAACAGCACCTGCTTGCTGCTGGGCAGTTCCCCTAGGTGTCCTGCGAAGTCCCGGAACACAGCCTACCTGGAGGGAAAGGCCATTTTCCAGGCCAAACCTGTTCCTCCTCCCCTGGGCCCTTGCACGGGGATGGTTGCCACCCGCCACCCCACCCCTCAAGCCAGAAGATAGATATCCTGTTGGTTTTACCATCTAAACATCTCAGCTGTCTTCATTCCGTTCCATTCCCACTGCCACCACTGGTGCAGGATGGCCATGAGAGGGGGAGTGACATGACACCAAGTGGCCTGGCCACCAGAGCCCTCCCCACTTCTGACTTTCCCTCCTCACGGCCCCATCAGCGGTGTGGGGTGCAGACTCGGAATGCTCCCCCCACCAGTGTGCTCTGAGGAGGGGAGACCCTGCGGTAACTTCACAGCTCTGGACAGCTTGGAATCCAGGCCTGCATTTGCCCCGTTCCCTCCGCCTTGGCCCGAAAAATGGCAGCTGCCGAAGGGTCATGTTTCCACAGTTCTCAGAGTGGACACTGGGTGGGCTGAGGCTACAGTGGCCTCACCAGGTAAGCCTGGAACAAGCTTGTCACCGTTGCCATTTGCCACCCTCTCCCGTGCACTGCAGATCTTTGggaattttccatttctcttttcggGTCACGTTTTCTAGGCATCATATTCCTACTGATTTCCTTACAGATGCTTTGAAACCAAGTCAGATAAGAAACTCCTCAGGGGAAATTACTATAAACTAGGGAAAATATATGGTTTTATCAGTTTGTCAAAGTAATGCAAATTCTTTGTAGCAAAACCTGTAAAATGCACAAAAGTAAAATACACGTAAGTATGgaggtttatttaaaatttaattcctcATACCTCCACCATCCAGAGACGGTCATTACCGTAAGATTTTGTTAAttttccttgtaattttttcttgaaatatacatgtgtgtatacatagaGTGAACACTAAATCTTACACacacaacaaaaatatttatgtgtAGTTATCTTgtgtttagaaaattaaaatcccTTCTGTTTCTCTTGTAACATGTGCTTCTTACTCTATCTGGAACATTTTCCTCTGAAAATGGATTTCATGTAGCTTTTTAAATTACCTTTCAGGAGGATCGTAACAATGTGACCTCCACCCAGCATCTTACCAGCCTTGACTTTTAGccaaaagggggaggagggactCATACACATTTCTGAAGGAGCatgaattgatacagcctctgTGAAGGGCACTTTGTTGGTTGCTGTCTAAATTACAAACACTTTGTCTCAGCAAGCCAGTTGCTGATGATGAATCCCACAGATATATTTGTGCCCGTGCAAACTGTTTGTATGTAGTTTTAACCGTGGCATTGACCTCAAAAGtgaaaatttggaaacaacctCAGTGTCCGCCACATGGAACTGGCTAAGTGATTTATGGTGAACTGGCTGCCTTTTACACAGCCCTTAAAGTGGGGGCTGTCTTTATGAACTGTGGAAAAGAGCACCAAGattgttaagtgaaaaggtgTAAAACAGTTTGTATGGTGTGTTTCCATTTGTGTAAAGAAGAAGCCATTGCttacgcacagacacacacacacactatatctGAAGGGTACAGAGTGAACATACTACCATACTACTTGCTCTTGGGGAGGAGAAGTGAGGGGAAAAGGATGAGGAATAATTTTCACTCTatatcttttgatatttttggaATTTTGAAACATGTAAAAGTATT encodes:
- the ZNF8 gene encoding zinc finger protein 8, yielding MDPEEEAAALETATGPPAERLQEPVTFRDVAVDFTQEEWGQLGPAQRTLYRDVMLETFGHLLSVGPELPKPEVISQLERGAELWVAERGTAQGCCPGWEPGPEGRAPPQEQGLPEEKGREGFLGEAPCPATPGEDWEREGRVQGPEKDQGNLRQLEFSLKGALVQDGSHESLRLGENCVLRPNPNPLAETSRTECLCAPDSGLTSSQQNPSPVGERMGSSGGRLHDNSDRSNSSGQAVLEPEPEPARSQVPDKPYKCADCGKSFNHNAHLTVHRRIHTGERPYACKECGKAFSQNSSLVQHERIHTGHKPYKCADCGKSFCHSTHLTVHRRIHTGEKPYACQDCGRAFNQNSSLGRHRRTHTGEKPFTCSVCGKAFSRTTCLFLHLRTHTAERPYECSRCGKGFRHSSSLAQHQRKHAGEGPYDCRQRLAFEPTPAWPEPLTPGEGAPRSDRPFRCGQCGKCFTQSSHLIRHQITHTREEPRGRGRRRPQPCGRSPHLGRHQLGPTGESPGAGTKAGQPAGRALALFDIHEIMQEKNPVHVIGVEEPSVGTSVLFDIREST